Proteins encoded in a region of the Paenibacillus sp. W2I17 genome:
- the uvrB gene encoding excinuclease ABC subunit UvrB encodes MSDIIMSDKTFEIESEFSPQGDQPAAIKELVKGVQEGKRYQTLLGATGTGKTFTIAQTIAQLQRPTLIIAHNKTLAAQLASEFKDFFPNNMVEYFVSYYDYFQPEAYIPSSDTYIEKDSSINEEIDKLRHAATSSLFERRDVIIVASVSCIYGLGSPHSYSSMLLSLRVGMEKPRNQILSRLVEIQYQRNDINFVRGTFRVRGDVVEIFPASKGEHAIRVELFGDEIEKITEIDVLTGELIGEREHIAIFPASHFVTQEETMKVALVNIERELEERLEVLREQGKLLEAQRLEQRTRYDIEMMKEVGFCSGIENYSGPLTFRERGDTPYTLMDYFPDDMLIVVDESHVTLPQIRAMYNGDQARKTVLVEHGFRLPSALDNRPLKFEEFEGKMDQIIYVSATPGPYEIEHTDTMVQQIIRPTGLLDPIIELRPTKGQIDDLIGEINDRIAKDERVLITTLTKKMSEDLTDYLKEVGIKVRYLHSEIKTLERMAILRDLRLGVFHVLIGINLLREGLDLPEVSLVAILDADKEGFLRSERSLIQTIGRAARNSEGRVILYGDKVTDSMDKAIKETERRRAIQIEYNEKHGITPQTIRKKVRDVIEATKVAESKKDYLTGAAEKMSKKDRQALIQRLEVEMKDAAKNLQFERAAELRDALLELRAE; translated from the coding sequence ATGAGCGATATTATAATGAGCGACAAAACGTTCGAAATCGAGTCAGAGTTTTCTCCCCAAGGTGATCAGCCGGCAGCCATTAAAGAATTGGTGAAGGGTGTTCAGGAGGGGAAGAGGTACCAGACACTGCTGGGTGCAACGGGTACGGGTAAGACGTTTACGATAGCCCAGACGATAGCCCAACTGCAACGTCCTACGCTGATTATTGCACACAACAAAACGTTGGCAGCGCAGCTTGCAAGTGAGTTCAAAGATTTTTTTCCTAATAACATGGTTGAGTATTTCGTCAGTTATTACGATTATTTTCAGCCAGAAGCATATATCCCGTCCTCCGATACGTATATCGAGAAGGATTCAAGTATTAATGAAGAGATCGACAAACTGCGGCACGCAGCGACAAGTTCGTTGTTTGAGCGCAGGGACGTCATCATTGTAGCGAGTGTTTCCTGTATTTATGGTTTGGGTTCACCGCACTCGTATTCAAGCATGTTGCTGTCACTTCGGGTAGGCATGGAGAAACCGCGCAATCAGATTTTGTCCCGTCTGGTAGAGATCCAGTATCAGCGGAACGATATTAACTTTGTGCGGGGTACGTTCCGTGTTCGTGGGGATGTTGTTGAGATTTTCCCTGCCTCCAAGGGTGAACATGCAATTCGGGTTGAATTGTTTGGTGATGAGATCGAGAAAATTACGGAGATTGATGTGTTAACCGGAGAATTGATTGGCGAACGTGAACATATTGCCATCTTCCCGGCGTCTCACTTCGTAACGCAAGAAGAGACAATGAAGGTTGCACTGGTGAACATTGAGCGTGAACTGGAGGAGCGTCTTGAAGTGTTGCGTGAACAGGGGAAACTGCTGGAGGCTCAGCGACTGGAGCAGCGCACACGGTATGATATCGAGATGATGAAGGAAGTTGGATTCTGTTCGGGGATTGAGAACTATTCCGGTCCGCTGACTTTCCGCGAACGCGGCGATACCCCATATACACTTATGGATTACTTCCCGGATGACATGTTGATCGTGGTCGATGAGTCTCACGTGACGCTGCCACAGATCCGTGCGATGTACAATGGTGACCAGGCGCGGAAGACAGTATTGGTTGAACATGGTTTCCGTCTGCCGTCAGCATTGGATAATCGTCCACTCAAATTCGAAGAGTTCGAAGGCAAGATGGATCAGATTATTTATGTATCAGCAACACCAGGCCCGTATGAGATCGAGCATACCGATACGATGGTACAACAGATTATTCGTCCAACCGGACTGCTTGATCCAATCATTGAACTGCGTCCAACGAAGGGACAGATCGATGACTTGATTGGTGAGATTAACGACCGGATTGCCAAAGACGAGCGTGTGTTGATTACAACATTAACGAAGAAGATGTCCGAGGACCTGACGGATTATCTGAAGGAAGTTGGAATCAAGGTTCGTTATCTGCACTCCGAGATCAAAACATTGGAACGGATGGCGATTTTACGTGATCTAAGGTTGGGCGTTTTCCATGTCCTGATCGGAATCAACTTGCTCCGGGAAGGTCTCGATCTGCCCGAAGTATCCCTCGTAGCTATTTTGGATGCCGATAAGGAAGGATTCCTGCGTTCTGAACGCTCACTGATCCAAACGATTGGTCGTGCGGCACGGAACAGCGAGGGTCGCGTTATTCTATACGGTGACAAAGTGACGGATTCGATGGATAAAGCGATAAAGGAAACAGAGCGTCGTCGTGCAATCCAGATCGAGTACAACGAGAAGCATGGAATTACACCACAGACGATTCGCAAAAAAGTGCGTGATGTGATTGAGGCAACCAAAGTTGCCGAATCCAAGAAAGACTATCTCACAGGCGCAGCCGAGAAGATGTCGAAGAAAGATCGCCAGGCGCTTATTCAGCGCCTAGAGGTAGAGATGAAAGATGCAGCCAAAAACCTGCAGTTTGAGCGTGCTGCCGAGCTTCGCGATGCGTTGCTGGAACTTCGCGCCGAATAA
- the uvrA gene encoding excinuclease ABC subunit UvrA: protein MASDNIVIKGARAHNLKNIDITIPRDRFVVLTGLSGSGKSSLAFDTIYAEGQRRYVESLSAYARQFLGQMEKPDVDSIEGLSPAISIDQKTTSRNPRSTVGTVTEIYDYLRLLFARVGHPHCPDHGVEISSQTVEQMVDRIMQYPERTRLQILAPIISGRKGEHKSVFADVSKQGFVRVRVNGELRDLSEDIQLEKNKKHTIEVVVDRIVVKDDVQARLADSIETALNLSGGQLLVDIMGEEELRFSSNFACPVCGFSIEELAPRMFSFNSPFGACPDCDGLGVKMIVDPDLLVPDRSKTIEEGAFDAWTGGTSTYYPQFLKSVCEHFNIPQNVPVEDLPAEQMNKLLQGTGTEKIRFRYENDFGQRKEALVTFEGIVNNLERRYRDTASEGIREFIEGYMSAKPCGTCKGQRLKRESLAVTINDHNMAYVTSLSIGEAGRFFDTLELTEKEQTIAKLILKEINSRLGFLVNVGLDYLTLSRAAGTLSGGEAQRIRLATQIGSSLMGVLYILDEPSIGLHQRDNDRLISTLAHMRDIGNTLIVVEHDEDTMMAADYIIDIGPGAGIHGGTIMSQGTPEEIMNDENSLTGQYLSGRKFIPIRTERRSVGDRWLEVRGAKENNLKNLNVKIPIGVFTAVTGVSGSGKSTLINEILYKTLARDLNRARVRPGQHKEIRGLEHIDKVIDIDQSPIGRTPRSNPATYTGVFDDIRDLFAQTNEAKVRGYKKGRFSFNIKGGRCEACRGDGIIKIEMHFLPDVYVPCEVCKGKRYNRETLEVKYKNRNISDVLEMTVEDATQFFENIPKIHRKMQTLMDVGLGYINLGQPATTLSGGEAQRVKLASELYRRSTGKTIYILDEPTTGLHVDDIDRLLNVLHRLVDSGESVLVIEHNLDVIKTADYVVDLGPEGGSGGGTIVATGTPEDIIKVEASYTGKYLKPVLERDTERSKALQLVD from the coding sequence TTGGCGAGCGATAACATTGTCATTAAAGGCGCACGAGCGCATAACCTGAAAAATATCGACATTACCATCCCGCGTGACCGCTTTGTTGTATTGACCGGCCTGAGTGGCTCAGGCAAGTCCTCGCTGGCTTTTGACACGATCTATGCCGAAGGACAGCGGCGGTATGTCGAATCATTGTCAGCTTACGCACGGCAGTTTCTGGGACAGATGGAGAAACCGGACGTTGATTCCATCGAAGGATTATCTCCTGCCATTTCAATAGATCAGAAAACAACAAGCCGTAACCCACGTTCCACGGTTGGAACTGTGACGGAAATCTATGATTACCTGCGCCTGTTATTTGCACGTGTGGGTCATCCACATTGTCCAGACCACGGCGTAGAGATCAGTTCCCAGACCGTAGAACAAATGGTTGACCGCATTATGCAATATCCAGAGCGTACCCGGCTACAAATACTGGCACCCATTATCTCTGGTCGTAAGGGTGAGCACAAAAGTGTATTTGCTGATGTGTCCAAGCAGGGCTTTGTCCGTGTGCGGGTGAACGGGGAACTTCGTGACCTGTCAGAAGATATTCAATTGGAGAAAAACAAAAAGCATACGATTGAAGTCGTTGTTGACCGGATCGTTGTTAAAGATGATGTGCAGGCGCGTCTGGCCGACTCCATTGAAACAGCACTTAATTTGTCCGGTGGACAACTACTTGTGGACATTATGGGTGAAGAAGAGCTGCGCTTCAGTTCCAACTTTGCTTGCCCTGTGTGTGGATTCAGTATTGAAGAGCTGGCACCGCGGATGTTCTCATTTAACAGTCCCTTCGGGGCTTGCCCGGATTGTGATGGGTTAGGTGTCAAAATGATTGTTGACCCTGATCTGCTCGTACCGGATCGCAGCAAGACGATAGAAGAGGGAGCTTTTGATGCTTGGACAGGTGGTACATCCACCTATTATCCGCAGTTCCTGAAGTCAGTATGTGAGCACTTCAACATTCCGCAAAATGTACCTGTCGAAGATCTGCCAGCTGAGCAGATGAACAAGTTGTTGCAGGGTACAGGTACGGAGAAAATTCGTTTCCGCTATGAGAATGATTTTGGACAACGGAAGGAAGCACTGGTTACCTTTGAAGGTATCGTGAATAACTTAGAACGTCGATATCGTGATACAGCATCTGAAGGTATCCGTGAGTTTATTGAGGGTTACATGAGTGCGAAGCCCTGTGGTACATGTAAAGGTCAGCGTCTCAAACGCGAGAGTCTTGCGGTTACGATCAATGATCACAACATGGCCTATGTGACTAGTTTGTCCATTGGTGAAGCTGGCCGATTCTTCGATACATTGGAATTGACGGAGAAGGAGCAGACGATTGCCAAACTGATTTTGAAAGAAATCAACAGTCGTCTCGGCTTCCTGGTGAATGTTGGTCTGGATTACCTTACACTGAGTCGTGCTGCCGGAACATTGTCCGGTGGGGAAGCCCAGCGGATCAGACTGGCTACACAGATCGGTTCCAGCCTCATGGGTGTGTTATATATTCTGGATGAACCAAGTATCGGTCTGCATCAACGGGATAATGACCGTCTGATCTCAACGCTTGCGCATATGCGCGACATTGGTAATACGTTGATCGTGGTTGAACATGATGAGGATACAATGATGGCTGCCGACTATATTATTGATATTGGCCCAGGTGCAGGTATCCACGGAGGTACCATCATGTCACAGGGTACACCGGAGGAGATCATGAACGATGAGAACTCCTTAACGGGACAATATCTGAGTGGGCGCAAGTTCATTCCGATTCGTACAGAACGTAGAAGTGTAGGAGACCGTTGGTTGGAAGTACGTGGAGCCAAAGAAAATAACCTGAAGAATCTGAATGTGAAGATTCCTATTGGTGTATTTACTGCGGTAACGGGTGTGTCTGGCTCAGGTAAATCCACATTGATCAATGAGATTCTCTACAAAACGCTGGCTCGTGATCTGAATCGTGCTCGGGTACGTCCGGGTCAGCATAAAGAGATTCGTGGTTTGGAGCATATCGATAAAGTTATCGATATTGACCAGTCGCCAATCGGGCGGACACCACGTTCCAACCCGGCTACGTATACCGGTGTCTTTGATGATATCCGGGATCTGTTTGCTCAGACGAACGAAGCCAAAGTACGTGGATACAAAAAAGGTCGGTTCAGCTTTAATATCAAAGGTGGACGTTGTGAAGCCTGCCGTGGAGACGGCATTATCAAAATCGAGATGCACTTCTTGCCGGACGTTTATGTTCCTTGTGAAGTCTGCAAAGGCAAACGATACAACCGGGAAACGCTTGAAGTGAAATATAAAAACAGAAATATTTCCGATGTGCTGGAAATGACGGTTGAAGATGCAACCCAATTCTTCGAGAACATTCCGAAGATCCATCGTAAAATGCAGACACTGATGGATGTGGGTCTGGGTTATATCAATCTGGGACAACCTGCAACCACATTGTCTGGTGGTGAAGCCCAGCGTGTGAAGCTTGCTTCCGAGCTGTATCGCCGCAGTACGGGGAAAACCATCTACATCCTCGATGAGCCGACTACGGGTTTGCATGTCGATGATATCGACCGTTTGCTGAACGTATTACACCGTCTGGTTGATTCTGGGGAATCGGTGTTGGTGATCGAGCATAACCTGGATGTGATCAAAACGGCAGACTATGTTGTTGATCTGGGTCCAGAAGGCGGTAGCGGTGGAGGAACCATTGTTGCAACCGGAACACCTGAGGATATCATTAAAGTGGAAGCCTCCTATACAGGCAAGTACTTGAAGCCGGTTCTGGAGCGGGATACCGAGCGGAGCAAGGCACTGCAATTAGTAGACTAA
- a CDS encoding S1C family serine protease encodes MSVLGKKGIAILMAAVLSISVAATAGAAESKAAMQAKVVDGQVYVNTKDLVKAFGGSGQYDAKSGTYTYKGSEAIPKVIEKVSPSVVGIIGKSTEVQDGATSDDRYNLAHGTGVIIRSNGWIVTNAHVVDGLTNPVVVTTDGNTYKITKTYSDALSDLALIKINAKSLKPASFAKASQTTVGETVIALGTPISFSLRNSATVGVISGLNRGVEATYRLIQTDTAINPGNSGGPLVNLKGEVVGINSMKFSAVGVESLGFSIPVDTVQYIIDQFFKYGKIKRASLGLQLEESWSAIVGLPTDDPLTITGVLSPEAKKAKIKEGDVLYSVAGTRVSSVVDINELLKKYLPGQKVKLLMQSDGDIVTAHVGAC; translated from the coding sequence ATGAGCGTGTTGGGTAAAAAGGGGATAGCCATACTGATGGCTGCTGTACTCTCGATTAGTGTAGCGGCAACGGCCGGTGCAGCTGAATCCAAAGCGGCAATGCAAGCGAAGGTGGTAGACGGTCAAGTCTATGTGAACACCAAGGATCTGGTTAAGGCATTTGGTGGAAGTGGACAATATGATGCCAAATCCGGAACGTACACGTACAAGGGAAGTGAAGCCATTCCCAAAGTGATCGAAAAGGTATCTCCTTCGGTCGTAGGCATTATTGGGAAATCTACCGAAGTGCAGGACGGTGCAACATCAGACGACCGTTATAATCTTGCACATGGTACAGGTGTCATTATCCGGTCCAACGGATGGATTGTAACGAATGCTCATGTGGTCGATGGATTAACGAATCCGGTGGTCGTAACGACGGATGGCAATACATACAAAATTACGAAAACATACAGTGATGCACTAAGTGATCTGGCTCTAATCAAAATCAATGCCAAATCACTCAAACCGGCGAGCTTTGCCAAAGCTTCACAAACCACTGTTGGAGAAACGGTGATTGCCTTGGGTACGCCGATTTCCTTTTCTTTGCGCAACTCGGCAACAGTAGGGGTAATTAGCGGCTTGAATCGTGGTGTTGAGGCGACCTACCGGTTGATTCAGACCGACACGGCCATTAACCCAGGAAATAGCGGAGGACCGCTGGTCAACCTGAAGGGTGAAGTGGTTGGTATCAATTCCATGAAATTCTCTGCGGTAGGCGTAGAGAGTTTGGGATTTTCGATTCCGGTGGATACCGTTCAATATATCATCGATCAGTTTTTTAAATATGGCAAAATAAAACGTGCAAGTCTGGGGCTACAGCTTGAAGAAAGCTGGTCTGCAATTGTGGGCCTGCCTACAGATGATCCCTTAACAATTACGGGCGTACTGTCTCCTGAAGCCAAGAAAGCCAAAATCAAAGAGGGCGACGTCCTTTACAGTGTCGCGGGCACACGTGTCTCTTCAGTAGTGGATATCAATGAGTTGCTCAAAAAGTATCTGCCTGGGCAAAAGGTAAAGCTGTTGATGCAATCGGATGGCGATATCGTCACCGCGCACGTTGGTGCTTGCTGA
- a CDS encoding stalk domain-containing protein: MKKSWIRVLSTGVLTGMLTIGAALPVWASDLTTSELRVKAGSTSAYINGDKQAIAKPYKFKGVTMVPVGVFKKAFGSEIRLEKNDVVKIKEGPHTVTLTIGSSIAWVDGVKHEMGAASKMVNGVLMVPLRPVAAGIGATLAPTSSGEMVIRLLQTDDSVDEEDGIHPDEGKTRIGNSFYGWSINYPADLMVFQTGEQERMMTFGAADNSYYLEVYVSDQDVALDADDLLQQLVQEAKQSGDTVLDRQAMSKGKTPYARIIVKDVDGMLWEMRQYLSEGRQYDVYLADYEALNYKDLGNRAALLNSFQPTYAESDRTIKDLSTVDNGMRSAWNDDYGIELKIPAGWSMDNNQMIYEAKDGAYLQWRVTSAKAGTTVKDWSGQLDKWMRETFTPESYEPIGSYTMDISGETAEVNEFRYNFGGGWQTEFDVLLQKNGYRYYAEYTFPEEHVADRAWFERIMKSVEIDFDTVADNFGQLDEDPYLTDKTKTLTRTSKRYKYSVDIPRYWTPYSDRFEYSPVVYTFTGGEFSIAASEDKSIEMTVSQLREAYAEATKTRKNFKLLGSEELTFAGVPAFSFTYHELDKGVPYAGRQIVFEKDGTTYTITSGLNDANKTEVQAAALEKAVNSFTFIK, encoded by the coding sequence ATGAAAAAGTCATGGATACGTGTGCTAAGCACAGGTGTATTAACCGGGATGCTGACCATTGGCGCGGCATTGCCTGTATGGGCATCTGATCTGACGACAAGTGAACTACGGGTGAAAGCGGGGAGCACGAGCGCCTACATCAACGGCGATAAGCAGGCCATAGCCAAACCTTACAAGTTCAAGGGTGTTACGATGGTGCCTGTGGGAGTGTTCAAGAAAGCATTTGGCAGTGAAATCCGGCTGGAGAAAAATGATGTTGTCAAAATCAAGGAAGGTCCACACACGGTTACCCTAACGATTGGCAGTTCAATTGCCTGGGTGGATGGTGTAAAACATGAGATGGGTGCCGCTTCCAAAATGGTGAATGGCGTACTTATGGTTCCACTTCGTCCGGTTGCTGCCGGTATCGGAGCGACACTAGCTCCAACCAGTTCCGGAGAAATGGTCATTCGTCTGTTGCAAACCGATGATTCGGTGGATGAAGAGGATGGCATTCATCCGGACGAAGGCAAAACCAGAATTGGCAACAGTTTTTACGGTTGGTCCATTAACTACCCGGCAGACCTTATGGTTTTCCAGACCGGTGAGCAGGAGCGCATGATGACTTTTGGCGCTGCCGACAACAGTTATTATCTTGAAGTGTATGTCAGCGATCAGGATGTGGCTCTGGATGCGGATGATTTGTTGCAGCAACTTGTCCAGGAGGCCAAACAATCGGGAGATACGGTGCTGGATCGTCAAGCGATGTCGAAAGGCAAAACACCTTATGCACGGATTATCGTGAAAGATGTAGACGGCATGTTATGGGAGATGCGTCAGTATCTGAGTGAAGGTCGTCAATATGATGTGTACCTCGCGGATTACGAAGCCCTGAATTATAAAGATCTGGGCAATCGTGCAGCGCTACTCAATTCATTCCAGCCAACCTATGCAGAGTCGGATCGAACGATCAAGGATCTGTCCACCGTAGATAATGGCATGCGCTCCGCGTGGAATGATGACTATGGTATTGAATTGAAGATTCCAGCCGGCTGGTCGATGGATAACAATCAGATGATCTATGAAGCCAAGGATGGTGCGTATCTGCAATGGCGTGTCACATCCGCGAAGGCAGGTACAACGGTAAAAGATTGGAGCGGTCAACTGGATAAGTGGATGCGGGAGACCTTTACACCAGAGAGTTACGAGCCAATTGGCTCATATACGATGGATATCTCAGGAGAGACTGCCGAGGTAAATGAATTCCGTTATAACTTTGGCGGGGGCTGGCAGACCGAGTTCGATGTTCTTTTGCAGAAGAATGGGTATCGATATTATGCGGAGTATACGTTCCCTGAGGAGCATGTTGCAGATCGGGCATGGTTTGAACGGATTATGAAAAGTGTGGAGATTGATTTTGATACGGTTGCCGATAATTTCGGTCAGCTGGATGAAGATCCTTATTTGACAGACAAAACGAAGACACTTACACGTACGTCCAAACGTTATAAATACAGTGTAGATATTCCGCGTTACTGGACACCGTATAGTGACCGATTCGAATATTCACCTGTGGTATACACCTTCACGGGCGGAGAATTCTCCATTGCGGCTAGCGAAGATAAGTCAATTGAGATGACGGTCAGCCAATTGAGAGAAGCTTATGCCGAAGCCACCAAAACCCGTAAGAACTTCAAGTTGCTTGGCAGTGAGGAGCTGACGTTTGCGGGTGTGCCTGCATTTTCCTTTACGTATCATGAACTGGACAAAGGCGTGCCATATGCGGGTCGCCAGATCGTGTTTGAAAAGGACGGAACAACCTATACGATCACAAGTGGGCTGAATGATGCGAACAAGACAGAAGTTCAGGCGGCAGCCTTGGAAAAAGCAGTGAACTCATTTACTTTTATTAAATAA
- a CDS encoding U32 family peptidase yields MKTATIRREDVELLAPAGDWDCMRSAVANGADAIFFGVEKFNARARANNFRMDELPEIMAFLHSYGVKGFLTFNILIFENELTDAKELIDACVDAGVDAVIVQDLGLVKMIREISPDFPIHGSTQMTITSPEAVEFTKPFDMERVVLGRENNLKQIQKIGEQAKLPMEVFVHGALCVSYSGQCLTSEMWGGRSANRGECAQACRLPYDLMVDGVHKPMGDVAYLLSPKDLAAIDLMPELIEAGVTSFKIEGRLKTPEYVANVVSKYRKAIDRYFDGDNTPSSKEEVRELQQSFSRGFTHGFLSGTNNKELVDGTFPKSRGVYLGRVDQVLRDGVVLKLDAPVKRGDGIVFDAGDPTQKEEGGRVYDVRRKGVKLEGEAEEGWIVDVVPGRSDVDLRRVKVGDKVWKTNDPALDKRLRQSFETEKPYRVFPVKVKVIGSPGQPLSTWWTDVQKGTTVRIDSEMELDIAQKRPMTHELLEEQFGRLGGTVFQLEGMDVNLHGDVIIPMRELNNIRRQAVEQLAGERPKPPVYVKRAVDVYGDSVKPASPVARGQAELTALCRSLPQVEAAIEAGIGMIYADFEFIKQFPAAVEAVHAAGRKIALATPRIHMPGENGYHNNILRLKPDAVLVRNTGALYFYLRHRMENPDAKHPELIGDFSLNIANHKAVELFLEAGCDWITPSYDLNIQQMVDLLGHSRTSQTEVVIHQHLPMFHTEHCVYCTFMSEGTDFTNCGRPCEEQRASLQDRIGMSHPVRVDEGCRNTVYNAVEQSGAEYLTNFMDLGVSRYRVEFLEETPEQVREVIDLYNRALRGEISGTQVWKTLKATNQLGVTRGQLVK; encoded by the coding sequence ATGAAAACAGCAACAATACGAAGAGAAGACGTTGAACTTCTGGCACCGGCTGGTGACTGGGATTGTATGCGTTCGGCGGTAGCCAATGGCGCAGATGCAATTTTCTTCGGAGTCGAAAAGTTTAATGCACGGGCACGGGCGAACAATTTCCGCATGGACGAGCTGCCGGAGATAATGGCGTTTTTGCACAGTTATGGCGTAAAAGGTTTTTTGACCTTTAATATATTGATTTTTGAAAATGAATTGACGGATGCAAAAGAACTGATTGACGCTTGTGTTGATGCAGGTGTGGACGCTGTAATTGTTCAGGATTTGGGTTTGGTGAAGATGATTCGCGAGATCTCGCCGGATTTCCCGATTCACGGTTCAACACAGATGACGATTACGTCTCCGGAAGCGGTTGAGTTTACGAAGCCGTTTGATATGGAACGTGTCGTTCTGGGACGGGAGAACAACCTGAAGCAGATCCAGAAGATCGGTGAGCAGGCAAAACTTCCAATGGAAGTATTTGTTCATGGTGCGCTGTGTGTATCCTACTCGGGTCAATGTCTCACTTCCGAAATGTGGGGAGGACGTTCGGCGAACCGTGGGGAGTGCGCACAAGCTTGTCGTCTTCCATATGACCTGATGGTGGATGGGGTACACAAACCGATGGGTGATGTAGCCTATCTGTTGTCTCCGAAAGATCTGGCAGCGATTGACCTGATGCCGGAACTGATCGAAGCAGGAGTAACTTCTTTCAAAATTGAAGGACGTCTCAAAACGCCGGAATACGTAGCAAACGTAGTAAGCAAATATCGTAAAGCGATTGATCGTTATTTTGATGGAGATAACACACCGTCAAGCAAGGAAGAAGTTCGCGAATTGCAGCAAAGCTTCTCCCGTGGCTTCACGCATGGTTTCCTCAGTGGTACAAACAACAAAGAACTGGTGGATGGAACGTTCCCGAAAAGCCGTGGTGTCTACCTCGGTCGTGTGGATCAAGTGTTGCGCGATGGTGTGGTCCTGAAGCTGGATGCACCCGTGAAACGTGGAGACGGGATTGTATTTGACGCCGGAGACCCGACTCAGAAGGAAGAGGGCGGACGTGTATACGATGTACGTCGCAAAGGCGTAAAACTCGAAGGCGAAGCCGAAGAGGGTTGGATCGTTGATGTCGTGCCAGGCCGCAGTGACGTAGATCTGCGCCGCGTGAAAGTTGGCGACAAAGTGTGGAAAACGAATGACCCGGCGCTGGACAAACGTCTGCGTCAAAGCTTCGAGACCGAGAAGCCGTACCGTGTATTCCCGGTGAAGGTGAAGGTCATCGGCAGCCCGGGGCAGCCGCTTAGCACATGGTGGACAGACGTGCAGAAGGGCACAACCGTCCGTATTGATTCCGAGATGGAACTGGACATTGCGCAGAAGCGTCCAATGACACATGAATTGCTCGAAGAGCAGTTCGGACGTCTGGGAGGCACCGTGTTCCAGTTGGAAGGAATGGACGTCAATCTGCACGGTGATGTCATCATCCCAATGCGCGAGTTGAATAACATTCGCCGTCAGGCGGTAGAACAACTCGCGGGCGAGCGTCCTAAACCGCCCGTCTACGTGAAACGCGCGGTAGATGTGTACGGCGATTCGGTTAAACCGGCATCACCAGTCGCTCGCGGTCAAGCAGAACTGACCGCACTCTGCCGTAGCCTGCCACAAGTGGAGGCAGCGATTGAAGCAGGAATCGGTATGATCTATGCCGACTTCGAGTTTATCAAACAGTTCCCGGCAGCCGTGGAAGCTGTGCATGCCGCTGGTCGCAAGATCGCGCTGGCAACACCGCGTATTCATATGCCTGGGGAGAACGGATATCACAACAACATCTTGCGTCTGAAGCCGGATGCGGTATTGGTACGTAATACAGGCGCACTGTACTTCTACCTGCGTCACCGGATGGAAAACCCGGATGCGAAGCACCCGGAACTGATCGGTGACTTCTCATTGAACATCGCCAATCACAAAGCAGTAGAATTGTTCCTGGAAGCCGGATGTGACTGGATTACCCCATCCTATGACCTGAACATTCAACAAATGGTTGATTTGCTGGGCCACTCCCGTACAAGTCAGACCGAAGTGGTTATCCACCAGCATCTGCCTATGTTCCACACCGAGCACTGTGTATATTGTACGTTCATGAGTGAAGGAACGGACTTCACGAACTGTGGCCGTCCTTGTGAGGAACAGCGTGCATCCCTGCAAGACCGAATCGGCATGTCACACCCCGTACGTGTGGATGAAGGCTGCCGTAATACGGTATACAACGCAGTGGAGCAGTCGGGTGCCGAGTATCTGACCAACTTTATGGATCTGGGTGTATCCCGTTACCGTGTGGAATTCCTGGAAGAGACACCGGAGCAGGTACGCGAAGTTATCGATCTGTACAACCGTGCACTGCGCGGCGAGATCAGTGGTACACAAGTTTGGAAAACACTTAAAGCAACGAACCAACTGGGCGTTACACGTGGTCAATTGGTGAAATAA